A window from Sphingobium sp. EM0848 encodes these proteins:
- a CDS encoding TonB-dependent receptor, producing the protein MPAAEEAPATNIVVFGRGEEKIGVAHAASEGSVGGADLLVRPLLRVAELLEAVPGMVAAQHSGSGKANQYFLRGFNLDHGSDFTTYIDGVQMNFRSHGHGQGYLDLNGLIPEIVAREDFRKGPYRADGGDFALAGAAYMTTIDGFTRPWIAVEGGSYGSRRLAAGGTIKDVGPGDLTLVAQAKRYDGPWEEAEHLRHYSGFAKYRVPLGGGELDATLHAYRGTWRPTEQIPERIIGSPVCPDVFCSPDPSARGETTRIVGNVAVTQPGWRANAYVQFYDWAMFSNPTYADPDGRSAQIHQYDRRWITGLTASKNWDVASTLNLSIGTENRFDHIGNVGVDRSADRQFLFSLGRYHVEQLSAALYGEANWQPLPGLRLIGGLRGDYYHYSVRAGDAAAQALGEGSGHDAILSPKASVAYRVTPHLELYANWGRGFHSNDVRGAVNVDTPVPVLVRGIGKELGGRVQYGSLSLTATYWWLDVGSELRFVGDSNAVEPTGASKRRGYELVAFWRPFSWLALDGNYTASHSRYDNGDRIPNAFENAASGGVAILRDPWEASIRLRHLGPYPLIEDNSLRDKGSTVVNARAAWKSKRIELYGELLNIFDSRDKDIAYYYESYVPAYDSAPVEGRLSRVMEPRTLRLGAKLYF; encoded by the coding sequence ATGCCCGCCGCCGAAGAGGCGCCGGCCACGAATATCGTCGTCTTCGGACGCGGCGAGGAAAAGATCGGCGTCGCCCATGCCGCGAGCGAGGGCAGCGTCGGCGGCGCCGACCTGCTGGTCCGCCCGCTGCTGCGCGTCGCCGAACTGCTGGAAGCGGTGCCCGGCATGGTCGCGGCCCAGCATTCGGGCAGCGGCAAGGCGAACCAATATTTCCTGCGCGGTTTCAACCTCGACCATGGATCGGACTTCACCACTTATATCGACGGCGTGCAGATGAATTTCCGCTCGCACGGTCATGGTCAGGGCTATCTCGACCTGAACGGCCTGATCCCCGAAATCGTCGCGCGGGAGGATTTTCGCAAAGGCCCCTATCGCGCCGATGGCGGCGATTTCGCGCTGGCTGGCGCAGCCTATATGACCACGATTGATGGCTTTACGCGCCCGTGGATCGCGGTGGAGGGCGGCTCCTACGGCTCGCGCCGACTGGCGGCGGGCGGCACGATCAAGGACGTGGGACCCGGCGACCTGACGCTGGTGGCGCAGGCCAAGCGCTATGACGGCCCCTGGGAAGAGGCGGAGCATCTGCGTCATTATAGCGGCTTCGCCAAATATCGCGTGCCGCTTGGCGGAGGCGAACTGGACGCGACCCTGCACGCCTATCGCGGCACCTGGCGCCCGACCGAGCAGATTCCAGAGCGGATCATCGGCTCCCCCGTCTGCCCCGATGTCTTCTGCTCGCCCGATCCCTCTGCGCGGGGCGAAACCACGCGGATCGTCGGCAATGTCGCCGTCACCCAGCCGGGCTGGCGCGCCAACGCCTATGTCCAGTTCTACGACTGGGCGATGTTCAGCAATCCCACCTATGCCGATCCGGACGGCCGCAGCGCGCAGATCCACCAATATGACCGCCGCTGGATCACCGGCCTTACCGCCTCGAAGAACTGGGATGTCGCCTCGACCCTCAACCTCAGCATCGGCACCGAGAACCGCTTCGACCATATCGGCAATGTCGGCGTCGACCGCAGCGCGGACCGGCAGTTCCTCTTCTCGCTCGGCCGCTATCATGTCGAGCAACTGTCCGCCGCCCTCTATGGCGAAGCGAACTGGCAGCCTTTACCCGGCCTGCGCCTGATCGGCGGGCTGCGCGGCGATTATTATCATTACAGCGTCCGCGCCGGGGATGCCGCCGCGCAGGCGCTGGGCGAGGGCAGCGGCCATGACGCCATCCTCTCGCCCAAGGCGTCGGTCGCCTACCGGGTCACGCCGCATCTGGAACTCTACGCCAATTGGGGGCGGGGCTTTCATTCCAATGATGTGCGCGGCGCGGTGAATGTCGACACGCCTGTTCCGGTGCTGGTGCGCGGCATCGGCAAGGAACTGGGCGGGCGCGTCCAATATGGCAGCCTCTCGCTCACCGCGACCTATTGGTGGCTGGATGTCGGCAGCGAACTGCGCTTCGTGGGCGACAGCAATGCCGTCGAGCCGACCGGGGCCAGCAAGCGGCGCGGCTATGAACTGGTCGCCTTCTGGCGCCCATTTTCCTGGCTCGCGCTGGACGGCAACTACACCGCCAGCCATTCGCGTTACGACAATGGCGACCGGATTCCCAACGCCTTCGAAAATGCCGCTTCAGGCGGTGTGGCGATCCTCCGCGATCCCTGGGAAGCGAGCATCCGCCTCCGCCATCTCGGCCCCTATCCGCTGATCGAGGACAATAGCCTTCGAGACAAGGGCAGCACCGTCGTCAATGCCCGCGCGGCCTGGAAGAGCAAGCGGATCGAACTCTATGGCGAACTGCTCAACATCTTCGACAGCCGGGACAAGGACATCGCCTATTATTATGAATCCTATGTTCCCGCTTATGACAGCGCGCCGGTCGAAGGCCGCCTCAGCCGCGTGATGGAGCCGCGCACCCTGCGGCTGGGCGCGAAGCTGTACTTCTAG
- a CDS encoding DUF488 family protein — MKIFTIGYEGATQTEVIAALQKAGVTLLADVRAVPLSRRPGFSKNILAAGLREAGIDYVGLKALGTPAAGREAARKGQHQRLAEIYAGQLELPEAMVQAAQLVEMAQEQPVAVLCFERDAATCHRSLLLDAIMPDAERVDLMP, encoded by the coding sequence ATGAAAATCTTCACTATCGGCTATGAAGGCGCGACGCAGACAGAGGTGATCGCGGCGCTGCAAAAGGCGGGCGTGACGTTGCTGGCCGATGTGCGCGCGGTTCCCCTCTCCCGTCGTCCGGGCTTTTCCAAGAATATCCTTGCCGCCGGACTGCGCGAGGCGGGGATCGACTATGTCGGGCTGAAAGCGCTGGGCACGCCCGCCGCCGGGCGCGAGGCGGCGCGCAAGGGGCAGCATCAGCGGCTGGCGGAAATCTATGCAGGCCAGCTCGAACTGCCCGAGGCGATGGTGCAGGCGGCGCAACTCGTGGAAATGGCGCAGGAGCAACCCGTGGCGGTGCTGTGTTTCGAACGGGACGCGGCGACCTGTCACCGCTCCCTGTTGCTGGACGCGATCATGCCGGATGCGGAGCGGGTGGACCTGATGCCTTAA
- a CDS encoding MFS transporter, giving the protein MSIGEGSPDYRFAPHERPLMPGSPATPDHPTPRRIGYFLIGTLLGLTGGFINGLLTANLPQIQGALGLTNVEGGWLTAAYSMTNVCMSLLLIKFRQQFGIQRFTRFVLAGFLALNLSQIFVHSYGFELIVRGAGGIVASGLSTLCLFYMSQSMPAAKRLGGLVLGVGMSQIALPLARAISPALLIHGDVQNLFLFELGLTLLCLAGVSILRLPPSERIEAFESLDFLTFALFAPGMALLCAVLAQGRIIWWPTPWLGHALAGSLLLVGAAMIVEHNRANPLLNTRWMGSGAIIRFAIIAASMRVLLSEQNYGASGLLNLVGMGQDQLVTFYAIMTLATVAGLATSLLTLNPMDLLRPVIISCGLIAAAAFMDMDASNLTRPAQLYATQVMIAFAAIYFLGPAMMGGLLQALARGPSHLVSFSAVFSISQQLGGLGGAALLGSFQIIRERFHSEMLAQSILPIDPQAALRLQQLGGAYARTLGDPALRQAEGNILLGQQVAREANILAFNDVFALVGGLATLALLYLLARWCYFKWMGITPLGKELAALAAMRNKAAS; this is encoded by the coding sequence TTGAGCATAGGGGAAGGATCGCCGGACTATCGGTTCGCGCCGCATGAGCGGCCGCTGATGCCGGGATCGCCCGCGACACCCGATCACCCGACGCCGCGACGGATCGGCTATTTCCTGATCGGCACGCTGCTGGGGCTGACGGGCGGCTTCATCAACGGGCTGCTGACCGCGAATCTGCCGCAGATCCAGGGGGCGCTGGGCCTCACCAATGTCGAGGGCGGCTGGCTGACCGCCGCCTATTCGATGACCAATGTCTGCATGAGCCTGCTGCTCATCAAATTCCGCCAGCAATTCGGCATCCAGCGCTTCACCCGTTTCGTGCTGGCCGGGTTCCTGGCGCTCAACCTGTCGCAGATCTTCGTCCACAGCTATGGGTTCGAGTTGATCGTGCGCGGGGCGGGCGGCATCGTGGCGAGTGGACTGTCGACGCTCTGCCTCTTCTACATGTCGCAATCGATGCCGGCGGCGAAACGGCTGGGCGGACTGGTTCTGGGCGTAGGCATGTCGCAGATCGCATTGCCGCTGGCGCGGGCGATCTCCCCTGCCCTGCTGATCCATGGCGACGTGCAGAATCTGTTCCTGTTCGAACTGGGGCTGACGCTGCTGTGTCTGGCGGGCGTATCGATCCTGCGCCTGCCGCCCAGTGAGCGGATCGAGGCATTCGAATCGCTGGACTTCCTGACGTTCGCGCTCTTTGCGCCGGGCATGGCGCTGCTCTGCGCGGTACTCGCGCAGGGCCGGATCATCTGGTGGCCCACGCCCTGGCTGGGCCATGCGCTGGCCGGGTCGCTGCTGCTGGTCGGCGCCGCGATGATCGTGGAGCATAACCGGGCCAATCCCTTGCTCAACACACGCTGGATGGGCAGCGGAGCGATCATCCGCTTCGCCATTATCGCGGCCAGCATGCGCGTGCTGCTGTCGGAACAGAATTACGGCGCAAGCGGGCTGTTGAACCTGGTCGGCATGGGGCAGGACCAACTCGTCACCTTCTACGCCATCATGACGCTGGCGACGGTCGCGGGGCTGGCGACGAGCCTGTTGACGCTTAACCCGATGGACCTGTTGCGGCCGGTCATCATCAGTTGCGGCCTGATCGCGGCGGCCGCCTTCATGGACATGGACGCCAGCAACCTGACGCGCCCGGCGCAGCTTTATGCGACGCAGGTGATGATCGCCTTTGCCGCCATCTATTTTCTGGGACCGGCGATGATGGGTGGCCTGTTGCAGGCGCTGGCCAGAGGACCAAGCCATCTTGTCAGCTTTTCGGCTGTGTTCAGCATATCGCAGCAACTGGGCGGACTGGGTGGCGCGGCCCTGTTGGGGAGTTTCCAGATCATTCGCGAACGCTTCCATTCCGAAATGTTGGCGCAATCGATCCTGCCGATCGATCCGCAGGCGGCGTTGCGGCTGCAACAGCTGGGCGGCGCCTATGCGCGAACCCTGGGCGATCCGGCGCTGCGGCAGGCGGAGGGCAATATCCTGCTGGGCCAGCAGGTCGCGCGGGAGGCGAATATTCTGGCTTTCAACGATGTGTTCGCGCTTGTGGGGGGGCTGGCGACGCTGGCCCTCCTCTACCTTCTGGCGCGGTGGTGCTATTTCAAATGGATGGGGATCACGCCCCTTGGCAAGGAACTGGCGGCCCTGGCTGCGATGAGGAACAAGGCCGCATCATGA
- a CDS encoding TonB-dependent receptor, whose product MAFPAFAQEAAQPAGRDDTVIVVTAQRREERLQDVPISINALGQAKLEQANAKALDDYAKLLPSVSIQSFGPSQAQVFFRGVATGSGGPPLHIGPLPTSSTYVDEIPVTTIGGMVDVHLYDVARIEALAGPQGTLFGASSLSGTLRIITNRPELGKTTGSIDLQVNKFSKGDFGGSAEGYINLPISDNAALRVVGFYDRTGGYIDNIPGTRTFTLDDGNPATELTVHNTDKPGLVKNDYNDVETWGGRAALRIDLDDNWTVTPQFFYQSQIAHGGFFYDPTKGYLNVTDYLPSRNKDRWWQAALTIQGKLSDWDVTYSGGYFERKVDNIADYSYYSVAYDSYTFVDDNGVVQPGFATYFPDANGKPIDPTQTSHQFDKYTKLTQELRVNSPTDKPFRLTAGMFMQIQTDKIGADYQTVGIGSIPTPIWLTPFGTTDTVFLTRVKRKDRDYAMFAQSEYDIVPNVTLIAGIRGYIADNTIYGFSGTNSAGNTDPAICFPTSVPDVPCANVHKKQVETGVIWRGGIKWQVTSDVMLYGTVSRGYRPGGNNRRPGVNPFKSDKLDNFELGWKTHFGRIYFNGAAFYQKWRDLQFGLVPVGQNGVTNTYNAGNARIYGVEGDVSARFGGLSLSASATYVDAQLTSDFCQVDPVTKNIVCIPGTPPAAAKGTRLPVMPRFKGTATARYEWPVGPATAFVQGSATHQGGTRTFLTDADYAAVGPTRPFTTADFSIGTHWDHMRIEAFIQNAFNSHGALGKNTICATEICGIYARVYPTKPQFFGLKFGYDFE is encoded by the coding sequence ATGGCATTTCCAGCATTTGCACAAGAGGCTGCGCAGCCCGCCGGACGTGACGACACGGTGATCGTCGTCACCGCCCAGCGCCGGGAAGAGCGGTTGCAGGATGTGCCGATCAGCATCAACGCGCTGGGTCAGGCCAAGCTGGAGCAGGCCAATGCCAAGGCGCTGGACGATTATGCGAAGCTGTTGCCGAGCGTATCCATCCAGTCCTTCGGCCCCAGTCAGGCGCAGGTCTTCTTCCGTGGCGTCGCCACCGGATCGGGCGGTCCGCCGCTGCACATCGGGCCGCTGCCGACCAGCAGCACCTATGTCGATGAAATTCCGGTCACGACGATCGGCGGTATGGTCGACGTGCATCTCTACGACGTTGCGCGGATCGAGGCGCTGGCCGGGCCGCAGGGCACGCTGTTCGGCGCCAGCTCGCTTTCGGGCACGCTGCGCATCATCACCAACCGCCCGGAACTGGGCAAGACGACCGGCAGCATCGACCTGCAGGTCAACAAGTTCAGCAAGGGCGATTTCGGCGGATCGGCGGAAGGCTATATCAACCTGCCGATCAGCGATAATGCCGCGCTCCGGGTCGTGGGCTTCTACGATCGGACGGGTGGCTATATCGACAATATTCCGGGCACCCGGACCTTCACGCTGGATGACGGCAATCCGGCGACTGAACTTACGGTCCACAATACTGACAAGCCCGGTCTGGTCAAAAACGATTATAACGACGTCGAAACCTGGGGCGGCCGTGCCGCGCTGCGCATCGATCTGGACGATAATTGGACGGTCACGCCGCAATTTTTCTACCAGAGCCAGATCGCCCATGGCGGCTTCTTCTATGATCCGACCAAGGGCTATCTGAACGTCACGGACTATCTGCCCAGCCGCAACAAGGACCGCTGGTGGCAGGCGGCGCTCACCATTCAGGGCAAGCTCAGCGATTGGGATGTCACCTATTCGGGCGGTTATTTCGAACGCAAGGTCGATAATATCGCCGATTATTCCTATTATTCCGTCGCCTATGACAGCTATACATTTGTCGATGACAATGGCGTGGTGCAGCCGGGCTTCGCCACCTATTTCCCGGACGCCAACGGCAAACCCATCGATCCGACGCAGACCTCGCACCAGTTCGACAAATATACCAAGCTGACCCAGGAATTGCGGGTGAATTCGCCTACGGACAAGCCTTTCCGGCTGACCGCAGGCATGTTCATGCAGATTCAGACCGACAAGATCGGGGCTGATTACCAGACCGTGGGCATCGGTTCGATCCCTACGCCGATCTGGCTCACTCCCTTCGGCACGACCGACACGGTGTTCCTCACGCGCGTCAAGCGCAAGGACCGTGACTATGCGATGTTCGCGCAGAGCGAATATGACATCGTGCCCAATGTCACGCTGATCGCGGGCATTCGTGGTTATATCGCGGATAACACCATTTACGGCTTTTCCGGCACCAACAGCGCCGGCAATACCGATCCCGCCATCTGTTTCCCCACCAGCGTTCCGGATGTTCCCTGCGCCAATGTGCACAAGAAACAGGTCGAAACCGGGGTGATCTGGCGCGGCGGCATCAAATGGCAGGTGACGTCTGATGTCATGCTCTATGGCACGGTATCGCGCGGCTACCGGCCGGGCGGCAACAACCGGCGGCCGGGGGTCAATCCGTTCAAATCGGACAAGCTCGACAATTTCGAACTGGGCTGGAAGACCCATTTCGGGCGAATCTATTTCAACGGCGCGGCCTTCTACCAGAAATGGCGGGACCTTCAGTTCGGGCTGGTGCCGGTGGGTCAGAATGGCGTCACCAACACCTATAATGCGGGCAATGCGCGCATCTATGGCGTGGAAGGCGATGTGTCGGCACGCTTTGGCGGCCTCTCGCTGTCGGCCAGCGCCACCTATGTCGATGCGCAACTGACCAGCGACTTCTGTCAGGTCGATCCCGTCACCAAGAATATCGTCTGCATCCCCGGCACCCCGCCCGCCGCCGCCAAGGGCACGCGCTTGCCCGTCATGCCCCGCTTCAAGGGGACGGCGACGGCGCGCTACGAATGGCCGGTGGGGCCGGCGACGGCCTTCGTGCAGGGATCGGCGACGCATCAGGGCGGCACGCGGACCTTCCTGACCGATGCCGACTATGCGGCGGTCGGACCGACCAGGCCCTTCACCACCGCCGATTTCTCGATCGGCACGCATTGGGACCATATGCGGATCGAGGCGTTCATCCAGAATGCCTTCAACAGCCATGGGGCCTTGGGCAAGAACACCATTTGCGCGACCGAAATCTGCGGCATCTATGCGCGTGTCTATCCAACCAAGCCGCAATTTTTCGGGCTGAAATTCGGCTATGATTTCGAATGA
- a CDS encoding efflux transporter outer membrane subunit, whose translation MRRAGVLLGLTIGVAPLGGCVPAHEAAPPETAVKAPDGWRDALPGTAAVDAGWWRHFGDPALTWIVEAALAHNVDIAIAVARVREARAQVNLARAALFPSVDASVAASQSRSVSAFGTSTESTSAQPTVQTAYEVDLFGRIDDQLSAARSSWLASRAARDSAQLSIAAAAAAGYVTLLGLDARREVVLQTIQSRSEALRLARSRAEAGYTSQLELRQAESEYQAAALILPQVDLAIARAENGLRLLIGDVPGPIERGTSLARLTTPPLPDAGLPSDLLRHRPDIAQSEYALAASDSSLAAARKQFLPTLRLSASMGAVYNSALPDTLSIWSLGGSILAPLFEGGRLRANADAATARRDQAAFAYRKTVLTAFREVEDALANVASLSRQRAVAEAQRLAIADALRHATNRYQAGYSGYLEQLDAQRALLSADLGLVQLRADQLNALVTLYQVLGGGWEGS comes from the coding sequence ATGAGGCGCGCGGGCGTCCTGCTGGGCCTCACGATAGGGGTCGCGCCCCTTGGCGGCTGCGTTCCGGCGCATGAGGCCGCGCCGCCCGAAACGGCGGTAAAGGCACCGGATGGCTGGCGCGACGCCTTGCCGGGGACGGCGGCGGTCGACGCGGGCTGGTGGCGGCATTTCGGCGATCCGGCGCTGACGTGGATCGTCGAGGCGGCGCTGGCGCACAATGTCGACATCGCCATTGCCGTGGCACGGGTGCGGGAGGCGCGCGCGCAGGTCAATCTGGCGCGGGCTGCGCTTTTCCCCAGCGTGGATGCCAGCGTGGCGGCATCCCAAAGCCGGTCGGTCAGCGCGTTCGGCACCTCGACCGAAAGCACATCGGCCCAGCCCACGGTGCAGACCGCTTATGAGGTCGACCTGTTCGGTCGCATCGACGATCAACTGTCGGCGGCGCGCAGTTCATGGCTGGCGAGTCGGGCGGCGCGGGATTCGGCGCAACTCAGCATCGCGGCGGCGGCGGCGGCGGGCTATGTAACGCTGCTGGGGCTGGATGCCCGGCGCGAGGTGGTGCTGCAGACGATCCAGTCACGATCCGAGGCGCTGCGGCTGGCGCGGTCGCGGGCCGAGGCGGGCTATACCTCTCAGCTCGAACTGCGGCAGGCGGAATCCGAATATCAGGCGGCGGCGCTGATCCTGCCGCAGGTCGACCTTGCCATTGCGCGGGCGGAAAATGGCCTGCGGCTGCTGATCGGGGACGTTCCGGGGCCGATCGAGCGCGGAACATCGCTGGCCAGGCTGACCACGCCGCCCTTGCCCGATGCGGGCCTGCCGTCGGACCTGCTGCGGCATCGGCCCGACATTGCGCAGTCGGAATATGCGCTGGCGGCGTCCGACAGTTCGCTGGCGGCGGCACGCAAGCAATTCCTGCCGACGCTGCGCCTGTCCGCTTCGATGGGGGCGGTGTACAACAGCGCGCTGCCCGACACCCTCTCCATCTGGTCGCTGGGCGGCAGCATATTGGCGCCGCTGTTCGAGGGCGGGCGGTTGCGCGCCAATGCCGATGCGGCGACGGCGCGGCGCGATCAGGCCGCCTTTGCCTATCGGAAGACGGTCCTCACCGCCTTTCGCGAGGTGGAGGACGCGTTGGCCAATGTCGCCAGCCTGTCGCGCCAGCGCGCCGTGGCGGAAGCGCAGCGGCTGGCCATCGCCGATGCGCTGCGCCATGCGACCAATCGCTATCAGGCGGGTTATAGCGGCTATCTGGAGCAATTGGATGCGCAGCGCGCCTTGCTCTCCGCCGATCTTGGGCTGGTGCAGTTGCGCGCGGATCAGTTGAACGCGCTCGTCACGCTGTATCAGGTGCTGGGCGGCGGCTGGGAGGGATCATGA
- a CDS encoding HlyD family secretion protein: MTEMQDKRLQDPVEVPKEAPAAEPPKRGWAPPRAGRRETILTLAFIVAGILLILYAWDLPPFSSIVQTTDNAYVRGQTTVIAPQVSGYVVEVTVQDYERVRKGQVLARIDDRIYRQRVDQAKAQVAAQIANLDNSEQSQRSSEAQLGGQHASVVNAKAQLARAQADMRRVNELVGEGSVSIRERDQTLAALKQAEAAVLQAQAQRSVAREQVRTVTVGRGGLRAGVEAAKAALELAEIDLANTIIRAPQDGRLGEVGVRLGQYVTAGTQLTFLVPPVIWVAANYKEAQTARMAPGQPARMRVDALAHAEIRGKVERLAPATGNEFQVIKSDNATGNFVKVPQRITVRIAVDRGDPLYARLRPGMSVEAWVDTTGGPEPRSQ; this comes from the coding sequence ATGACGGAAATGCAGGACAAAAGGTTGCAGGACCCGGTCGAGGTGCCGAAGGAAGCGCCCGCCGCCGAACCGCCGAAAAGAGGATGGGCTCCACCCAGGGCGGGCCGCAGGGAGACGATCCTGACGCTGGCCTTCATCGTCGCCGGCATCCTGCTGATCCTTTACGCCTGGGACCTGCCGCCCTTTTCCTCCATCGTGCAGACCACCGACAATGCCTATGTGCGCGGCCAGACGACGGTGATCGCGCCGCAGGTCAGCGGTTATGTGGTCGAGGTCACGGTGCAGGATTATGAAAGGGTCAGGAAAGGACAGGTGCTCGCCCGGATCGACGACCGCATCTATCGCCAGCGGGTGGATCAGGCAAAGGCGCAGGTCGCGGCGCAGATCGCCAATCTGGACAATAGCGAGCAGAGTCAGCGGTCCAGCGAAGCGCAACTGGGTGGACAGCATGCCAGCGTGGTCAACGCCAAAGCGCAACTGGCGCGGGCGCAGGCGGACATGCGGCGGGTGAACGAGTTGGTTGGCGAAGGGTCGGTGTCGATCCGTGAACGCGACCAGACGCTCGCCGCGTTGAAACAGGCCGAAGCGGCGGTTTTACAGGCGCAGGCGCAGCGCAGCGTCGCGCGGGAACAGGTGCGCACCGTAACGGTCGGGCGCGGCGGGCTGCGCGCCGGGGTCGAGGCGGCGAAGGCAGCGCTGGAACTGGCTGAAATCGACCTGGCCAATACGATCATCCGCGCGCCGCAGGACGGGCGGCTGGGCGAGGTCGGCGTGCGGCTGGGCCAATATGTGACGGCGGGCACGCAGCTCACCTTCCTGGTGCCGCCGGTCATCTGGGTGGCCGCCAATTACAAGGAGGCGCAGACCGCGCGCATGGCGCCGGGACAGCCCGCGCGGATGCGCGTCGATGCGCTGGCTCATGCGGAAATCCGGGGCAAGGTCGAACGGCTGGCCCCCGCGACGGGCAATGAGTTTCAGGTCATCAAGTCCGACAATGCCACCGGCAATTTCGTCAAGGTGCCGCAACGCATCACCGTGCGGATCGCGGTGGATCGCGGCGATCCGCTCTATGCGCGGTTGCGGCCGGGCATGTCGGTGGAGGCCTGGGTGGATACGACCGGCGGGCCGGAGCCGCGGTCACAATGA
- a CDS encoding tetratricopeptide repeat-containing sulfotransferase family protein, with translation MGDEVHHSIRQLLAQDAGQALDRCADMLRRDPADAEAHRLAARALRALRRDAEAERHELAAIDAAAGDEMLQQAAVALLDNRLHLAEPILRQRLKDNPFDVAAIRMLAELAGRIGRNADAEKLLRRALELAPGFTAARANLATALHRQNKTAEALEQLDRLQDRANPAFANLRAAVLGRLGDFDEAIALYEDIVRRGTGQPKIWMSYGHALKTVGRTADSIAAYRRATALRPAFGEAWWSIANLKTAPFDAADIAAMEQALHDAQASAEDRLHLHFALGKAMSDRGDAEPAFAHYAQANRLRRAAQPYEAARTSRAVDAALDLFTPDFFAARQGMGCPAPDPIFIIGLPRAGSTLIEQILSSHSQVEGTMELPDLPALVAELRQEGDWPAMLASLDAARLRALGEAYIERTRIQRREGRPFFIDKLPNNWLHVGLIHLILPNARIIDARRHPLDCGYSNFRQHFARGQEFSYDLGDIGHYYADYVRLMAHFDAVLPGQVRRVVHERLLDDPEAEVRALLTALHLPFEDACLQFHENRRAVRTASSEQVRRPINRDGEGQWRAVETQLQPLIATLGPVLQSYPDAP, from the coding sequence ATGGGGGACGAAGTGCATCATTCGATCCGGCAATTGCTTGCGCAGGATGCTGGGCAGGCGTTGGATCGCTGCGCGGACATGCTGCGCCGTGATCCCGCCGACGCCGAGGCGCATCGGCTGGCCGCCCGCGCCTTGCGCGCCCTCAGGCGGGATGCCGAAGCGGAGCGGCATGAACTTGCCGCGATCGATGCGGCCGCCGGCGACGAGATGTTGCAGCAGGCCGCCGTCGCATTGCTCGACAATCGACTGCATCTGGCCGAGCCGATATTGCGCCAGCGGCTGAAGGATAATCCCTTCGATGTCGCGGCGATCCGCATGCTGGCGGAACTGGCCGGGCGGATCGGGCGCAATGCCGATGCGGAAAAGCTGCTGCGCCGCGCGCTGGAACTGGCGCCCGGTTTTACCGCTGCCCGCGCCAATCTGGCGACGGCGCTGCATCGTCAGAACAAGACGGCGGAGGCGCTGGAGCAACTGGACCGGCTGCAGGACCGGGCCAATCCCGCTTTTGCCAATCTGCGCGCGGCGGTGCTCGGGCGGCTGGGCGATTTCGACGAAGCCATCGCGCTCTATGAGGATATTGTGCGCCGGGGCACGGGGCAGCCGAAGATCTGGATGAGCTATGGCCATGCGCTCAAGACGGTGGGCCGCACGGCGGACAGCATTGCCGCCTATCGCCGCGCGACCGCGCTCCGCCCCGCCTTTGGCGAGGCGTGGTGGAGCATCGCCAATCTGAAGACGGCGCCCTTTGATGCCGCCGACATTGCTGCCATGGAACAGGCGCTTCATGACGCGCAGGCAAGCGCTGAGGATCGTCTCCACCTGCATTTCGCGTTGGGCAAAGCGATGAGCGACCGGGGCGACGCCGAGCCCGCCTTTGCCCATTATGCACAGGCGAACCGGCTGCGTCGTGCCGCCCAGCCCTATGAGGCAGCGCGTACCAGCCGGGCGGTGGATGCGGCGCTCGATCTCTTCACGCCCGATTTCTTCGCGGCGCGGCAGGGAATGGGGTGCCCGGCGCCCGATCCGATCTTCATCATCGGCCTGCCGCGTGCCGGTTCCACGCTGATCGAGCAGATTCTTTCCAGCCACAGCCAGGTCGAAGGGACGATGGAGCTGCCGGACCTGCCCGCTTTGGTAGCGGAGTTGCGGCAGGAGGGCGACTGGCCCGCCATGCTTGCCTCCCTCGACGCCGCCCGCCTGCGCGCCTTGGGCGAAGCCTATATCGAGCGCACCCGCATCCAGCGCCGAGAAGGGCGGCCCTTCTTCATCGACAAGCTGCCCAATAACTGGCTGCATGTGGGCCTGATCCACCTCATTCTGCCGAATGCGCGGATCATCGACGCGCGCCGTCATCCGCTCGATTGCGGCTATTCCAATTTCCGCCAGCATTTCGCGCGGGGGCAGGAATTCAGCTATGATCTGGGCGATATCGGCCATTATTATGCCGATTATGTCCGGCTGATGGCGCATTTCGACGCCGTGTTGCCGGGGCAGGTGCGTCGCGTCGTGCATGAACGGTTGCTCGACGACCCGGAAGCCGAGGTGCGCGCATTGCTGACCGCACTCCATCTGCCGTTTGAGGATGCCTGCCTCCAGTTCCATGAAAACCGCCGCGCCGTGCGTACCGCCAGCAGCGAGCAGGTTCGTCGCCCGATCAATCGCGATGGCGAAGGCCAATGGCGCGCGGTTGAAACGCAGCTTCAACCCCTGATCGCTACCCTCGGTCCGGTATTGCAAAGCTATCCCGACGCGCCCTGA